One genomic region from Sciurus carolinensis chromosome 2, mSciCar1.2, whole genome shotgun sequence encodes:
- the Psme1 gene encoding proteasome activator complex subunit 1, with product MATLRVQPEAQAKVDVFREDLCTKTENLLGSYFPKKISELDAFLKEPALNEANLSNLKAPLDIPVPDPVKDKEKEERKKQQEKEDKDEKKKGEDEDKGPPCGPVNCNEKIVVLLQRLKPEIKDVIEQLNLVTTWLQLQIPRIEDGNNFGVAVQEKVFELMTSLHTKLEGFHTQISKYFSERGDAVTKAAKQPHVGDYRQLVHELDEAEYRDIRLMVMEIRNAYAVLYDIILKNFEKLKKPRGETKGMIY from the exons ATGGCCACGCTCAGGGTCCAGCCTGAAGCCCAAGCCAAG GTGGATGTGTTTCGTGAAGACCTGTGTACCAAG ACAGAGAACCTGCTTGGGAGCTATTTTCCCAAGAAGATTTCTGAGTTGGATGCATTTTTAAAG GAACCAGCTCTCAATgaagccaacctgagcaatttgAAGGCCCCCTTAGACATCCCAGTACCTGATCCAGTCAAggacaaagagaaggaggagcGGAAGAAACAGCAGGAG AAGGAAGACAAGGatgagaagaagaaaggggaagatgAAGACAAAG GTCCTCCCTGTGGCCCAGTGAACTGCAATGAGAAGATTGTGGTTCTCCTGCAACGCCTGAAGCCTGAGATCAAGGATGTCATTGAGCAACTCAACCTG GTCACTACATGGTTGCAGCTACAGATACCTCGGATTGAGGATGGGAATAATTTTGGAGTGGCTGTCCAG GAGAAGGTATTTGAGCTGATGACCAGCCTTCACACCAAGCTAGAAGGCTTCCACACTCAAATCTCCAA GTATTTCTCTGAGCGTGGTGATGCAGTTACCAAAGCAGCCAAGCAGCCCCATGTG GGTGATTATCGACAGCTGGTTCATGAATTGGATGAAGCAGAATATAGGGACATTCGGCTAATGGTCATGGAGATCCGCAATGCTTAT GCTGTGTTATATGACATCATCCTGAAGAATTTTGAGAAGCTCAAGAAGCCCCGAGGAGAAACAAAGGGAATGATCTATTGA
- the Emc9 gene encoding ER membrane protein complex subunit 9 isoform X1, producing MQSPPPSAARWGRALDLGLLESTRCLPDVSASRSNLTGHRERPTSPAPGGESALIRLTAYQQVPLAMGEVEISARAYVKMCLHAARYPHAAVNGLLLAPAPRAGECLCLTDCVPLFHSHLALSVMLEVALNQVDVWGTQAGLVVAGYYHANAALDDQSPGPLALKIAGRIAEFFPDTVLIMLDNQKLVPQPRVPPVIVLENQSLRWVPKDKNLVMWRDWEESRQMVGALLEGRAHQHLVDFDCHLDDIRQDWTNQQLNTQITQWVGPTNGNA from the exons ATGCAATCCCCACCGCCTTCTGCCGCACGCTGGGGGCGGGCTCTGGACCTAGGTCTCCTGGAATCTACCCGCTGCCTTCCCGACGTGTCAGCATCACGGTCAAATCTAACGGGGCACCGGGAAAGGCCAACCTCGCCTGCGCCGGGTGGAGAATCCGCACTAATCCGGCTTACTGCGTACCAGCAGGTCCCGCTTGCCATGGGGGAGGTGGAAATCTCGGCCCGGGCCTACGTGAAGATGTGCCTGCATGCGGCCCGGTACCCTCACGCTGCGGTCAATGGACTATTGCTGGCGCCAGCGCCGCGGGCTGGAGAATGTCTGTGTCTCACCGATTGTGTGCCCCTTTTCCACAGCCACCTGGCCTTGTCCGTCATGCTGGAGGTCGCCCTCAACCAG GTGGACGTGTGGGGCACACAGGCCGGTCTCGTGGTGGCTGGGTATTACCATGCCAATGCAGCTCTGGACGACCAGAG CCCTGGGCCCCTGGCCTTGAAAATTGCTGGGCGAATTGCAGAATTCTTTCCTGATACAGTACTCATTATG TTGGATAATCAGAAACTGGTTCCTCAGCCTCGAGTGCCTCCAGTCATCGTCCTGGAGAACCAAAGTCTCCGCTGGGTCCCCAAGGACAAGAACTT AGTGATGTGGAGGGACTGGGAAGAGTCACGGCAAATGGTGGGAGCACTACTGGAGGGCCGGGCCCACCAGCACCTTGTGGACTTTGACTGCCACCTTGATGACATCCGGCAGGATTGGACCAACCAGCAGCTGAACACCCAAATTACCCAGTGGGTTGGTCCCACAAATGGAAATGCCTGA
- the Psme2 gene encoding proteasome activator complex subunit 2, with protein MAKPCGVRLSGEARKQVDIFRQNLFQEAEEFLYRFLPQKIIYLSQLLHEDSLNVADLTSLRAPLDIPIPDPPPKDDEMETDKQEKKEVPKCGFLPGNEKVLALLALVKPEVWTLKEKCILVITWIQHLIPKIEDGNDFGVAIQEKVLERVNAVKTKVEAFQTSISKYFSERGDAVAKASKETHVMDYRALVHERDEAAYGELRAMVLDLRAFYAELYHIISSNLEKIVNPKGEEKPSMY; from the exons ATGGCCAAGCCTTGTGGGGTGCGCCTGAGTGGGGAGGCCCGAAAACAG GTGGATATCTTCAGACAAAATCTTTTCCAGGAG GCTGAGGAATTCCTCTACAGATTCTTGCCACAGAAAATCATATACCTGAGTCAGCTTTTGCAC GAGGACTCTCTCAATGTGGCTGACCTGACTTCCCTCCGGGCCCCCCTGGACATCCCCATCCCAGACCCCCCACCCAAGGATGATGAG ATGGAAACAGATaagcaggagaagaaagaag TTCCCAAGTGTGGCTTTCTCCCTGGGAACGAGAAGGTCCTGGCCCTGCTTGCTCTAGTTAAGCCAGAAGTTTGGACTCTCAAAGAGAAATGCATTCTG GTGATCACTTGGATCCAGCACCTGATCCCTAAGATTGAGGACGGAAATGATTTTGGGGTGGCAATCCAG GAAAAGGTGCTGGAAAGGGTGAATGCTGTGAAGACCAAAGTGGAAGCCTTTCAGACATCCATTTCCAA GTACTTCTCAGAACGTGGGGATGCTGTGGCCAAGGCCTCCAAGGAGACCCATGTA ATGGACTACCGGGCCTTAGTGCATGAACGAGATGAGGCAGCCTATGGGGAGCTCAGGGCCATGGTTCTGGACCTCAGGGCCTTCTAT GCTGAGCTTTATCATATCATCAGCAGCAACCTAGAGAAAATTGTCAACCCAAAGGGTGAAGAGAAACCATCTATGTACTAA
- the Emc9 gene encoding ER membrane protein complex subunit 9 isoform X5: protein MRPGTLTLRSMDYCWRQRRGLENVCVSPIVCPFSTATWPCPSCWRSPSTRWTCGAHRPVSWWLGITMPMQLWTTRALKHQAVVHQASSRPEPPRPATGKVHNYAHIYETWEAQLKWMGSAHSWLLTLIFPLHSPGPLALKIAGRIAEFFPDTVLIMLDNQKLVPQPRVPPVIVLENQSLRWVPKDKNLVMWRDWEESRQMVGALLEGRAHQHLVDFDCHLDDIRQDWTNQQLNTQITQWVGPTNGNA, encoded by the exons ATGCGGCCCGGTACCCTCACGCTGCGGTCAATGGACTATTGCTGGCGCCAGCGCCGCGGGCTGGAGAATGTCTGTGTCTCACCGATTGTGTGCCCCTTTTCCACAGCCACCTGGCCTTGTCCGTCATGCTGGAGGTCGCCCTCAACCAG GTGGACGTGTGGGGCACACAGGCCGGTCTCGTGGTGGCTGGGTATTACCATGCCAATGCAGCTCTGGACGACCAGAG CACTCAAGCATCAAGCAGTCGTGCATCAAGCATCAAGCAGGCCCGAGCCCCCCAGGCCAGCTACAGGGAAAGTCCACAACTATGCCCACATCTATGAGACCTGGGAAGCCCAGCTCAAATGGATGGGGTCTGCCCACAGTTGGCTCCTCACTCTGATCTTCCCTCTACACAGCCCTGGGCCCCTGGCCTTGAAAATTGCTGGGCGAATTGCAGAATTCTTTCCTGATACAGTACTCATTATG TTGGATAATCAGAAACTGGTTCCTCAGCCTCGAGTGCCTCCAGTCATCGTCCTGGAGAACCAAAGTCTCCGCTGGGTCCCCAAGGACAAGAACTT AGTGATGTGGAGGGACTGGGAAGAGTCACGGCAAATGGTGGGAGCACTACTGGAGGGCCGGGCCCACCAGCACCTTGTGGACTTTGACTGCCACCTTGATGACATCCGGCAGGATTGGACCAACCAGCAGCTGAACACCCAAATTACCCAGTGGGTTGGTCCCACAAATGGAAATGCCTGA
- the Emc9 gene encoding ER membrane protein complex subunit 9 isoform X6, whose product MRPGTLTLRSMDYCWRQRRGLENVCVSPIVCPFSTATWPCPSCWRSPSTRWTCGAHRPVSWWLGITMPMQLWTTRAVSEHLFPTALKHQAVVHQASSRPEPPRPATGKVHNYAHIYETWEAQLKWMGSAHSWLLTLIFPLHSPGPLALKIAGRIAEFFPDTVLIMPRVPPVIVLENQSLRWVPKDKNLVMWRDWEESRQMVGALLEGRAHQHLVDFDCHLDDIRQDWTNQQLNTQITQWVGPTNGNA is encoded by the exons ATGCGGCCCGGTACCCTCACGCTGCGGTCAATGGACTATTGCTGGCGCCAGCGCCGCGGGCTGGAGAATGTCTGTGTCTCACCGATTGTGTGCCCCTTTTCCACAGCCACCTGGCCTTGTCCGTCATGCTGGAGGTCGCCCTCAACCAG GTGGACGTGTGGGGCACACAGGCCGGTCTCGTGGTGGCTGGGTATTACCATGCCAATGCAGCTCTGGACGACCAGAG CAGTGTCTGAGCACCTGTTTCCCACAGCACTCAAGCATCAAGCAGTCGTGCATCAAGCATCAAGCAGGCCCGAGCCCCCCAGGCCAGCTACAGGGAAAGTCCACAACTATGCCCACATCTATGAGACCTGGGAAGCCCAGCTCAAATGGATGGGGTCTGCCCACAGTTGGCTCCTCACTCTGATCTTCCCTCTACACAGCCCTGGGCCCCTGGCCTTGAAAATTGCTGGGCGAATTGCAGAATTCTTTCCTGATACAGTACTCATTATG CCTCGAGTGCCTCCAGTCATCGTCCTGGAGAACCAAAGTCTCCGCTGGGTCCCCAAGGACAAGAACTT AGTGATGTGGAGGGACTGGGAAGAGTCACGGCAAATGGTGGGAGCACTACTGGAGGGCCGGGCCCACCAGCACCTTGTGGACTTTGACTGCCACCTTGATGACATCCGGCAGGATTGGACCAACCAGCAGCTGAACACCCAAATTACCCAGTGGGTTGGTCCCACAAATGGAAATGCCTGA
- the Emc9 gene encoding ER membrane protein complex subunit 9 isoform X2, with amino-acid sequence MQSPPPSAARWGRALDLGLLESTRCLPDVSASRSNLTGHRERPTSPAPGGESALIRLTAYQQVPLAMGEVEISARAYVKMCLHAARYPHAAVNGLLLAPAPRAGECLCLTDCVPLFHSHLALSVMLEVALNQVDVWGTQAGLVVAGYYHANAALDDQSPGPLALKIAGRIAEFFPDTVLIMPRVPPVIVLENQSLRWVPKDKNLVMWRDWEESRQMVGALLEGRAHQHLVDFDCHLDDIRQDWTNQQLNTQITQWVGPTNGNA; translated from the exons ATGCAATCCCCACCGCCTTCTGCCGCACGCTGGGGGCGGGCTCTGGACCTAGGTCTCCTGGAATCTACCCGCTGCCTTCCCGACGTGTCAGCATCACGGTCAAATCTAACGGGGCACCGGGAAAGGCCAACCTCGCCTGCGCCGGGTGGAGAATCCGCACTAATCCGGCTTACTGCGTACCAGCAGGTCCCGCTTGCCATGGGGGAGGTGGAAATCTCGGCCCGGGCCTACGTGAAGATGTGCCTGCATGCGGCCCGGTACCCTCACGCTGCGGTCAATGGACTATTGCTGGCGCCAGCGCCGCGGGCTGGAGAATGTCTGTGTCTCACCGATTGTGTGCCCCTTTTCCACAGCCACCTGGCCTTGTCCGTCATGCTGGAGGTCGCCCTCAACCAG GTGGACGTGTGGGGCACACAGGCCGGTCTCGTGGTGGCTGGGTATTACCATGCCAATGCAGCTCTGGACGACCAGAG CCCTGGGCCCCTGGCCTTGAAAATTGCTGGGCGAATTGCAGAATTCTTTCCTGATACAGTACTCATTATG CCTCGAGTGCCTCCAGTCATCGTCCTGGAGAACCAAAGTCTCCGCTGGGTCCCCAAGGACAAGAACTT AGTGATGTGGAGGGACTGGGAAGAGTCACGGCAAATGGTGGGAGCACTACTGGAGGGCCGGGCCCACCAGCACCTTGTGGACTTTGACTGCCACCTTGATGACATCCGGCAGGATTGGACCAACCAGCAGCTGAACACCCAAATTACCCAGTGGGTTGGTCCCACAAATGGAAATGCCTGA
- the Fitm1 gene encoding LOW QUALITY PROTEIN: fat storage-inducing transmembrane protein 1 (The sequence of the model RefSeq protein was modified relative to this genomic sequence to represent the inferred CDS: inserted 1 base in 1 codon), with protein MTALYPGPLLPPAPLPRLAAPRPSPPACQLPTGLCSVSATPVTACPCPGGRGAHQPLLSCPAEQAVSGRGGNMERGPVVGAGLGAGARIRALLGCLVKVLLWVASALLYFGSEQAARLLGSPCLRRLYHAWLAAVVIFGPLLQFHVNSRTIFASHGNFFNIKFVNSAWGWTCTFLGGFVLLVVFLAXRRVAVTARHLSRLVVGAAVWRGAGRAFLLIEDLTGSCFEPLPQGLLLHELPDRRSCLAAGHQWRGYTVSSHTFLLTFCCLLMAEEAAVFAKYLAHGLPAGAPLRLVFLLNVLLLGLWNFLLLCTVIYFHQYTHKVVGAAVGTFAWYLTYGSWYHQPWSPGSPGHGLFPRPRSSRKHN; from the exons ATGACAGCCCTTTACCCTGGCCCCTTACTGCCCCCCGCCCCTCTCCCCCGCCTGGCTGCCCCCCGCCCCTCTCCCCCCGCCTGCCAGCTGCCAACAGGGCTCTGCTCTGTGTCTGCCACACCTGTCACTGCCTGTCCTTGCCCCGGGGGGAGGGGGGCCCATCAGCCCCTCCTCAGCTGCCCAGCAGAGCAGGCAGttagtgggaggggagggaacaTGGAGCGGGGGCCGGTggtgggggcagggctgggggctggggcccGAATCCGGGCACTGCTGGGTTGCCTGGTGAAGGTGCTGCTCTGGGTGGCCTCTGCCTTGCTGTATTTTGGAAGTGAACAGGCCGCCCGCCTTCTGGGTAGCCCCTGCTTACGGCGCCTCTACCATGCTTGGTTGGCAGCAGTGGTCATCTTTGGGCCCCTTTTGCAGTTCCACGTCAACTCTCGGACTATCTTCGCCAGCCACGGCAACTTCTTCAACAT CAAGTTTGTGAATTCAGCCTGGGGCTGGACATGCACCTTCCTGGGGGGCTTTGTGCTGCTGGTGGTATTCCTGG ACCGGCGCGTGGCAGTGACTGCCAGGCACCTGAGCAGACTGGTGGTAGGGGCAGCTGTGTGGAGGGGGGCCGGCCGGGCCTTCCTGCTCATTGAGGACCTGACTGGTTCCTGCTTCGAGCCTCTACCCCAGGGCCTGCTGCTCCATGAGCTACCTGACCGCCGCAGCTGCCTAGCTGCAGGCCACCAGTGGCGGGGCTACACCGTCTCCTCCCACACCTTCCTGCTCACCTTCTGCTGCCTGCTTATGGCTGAGGAAGCAGCAGTGTTTGCCAAGTACCTGGCCCACGGCCTGCCTGCTGGCGCCCCCCTGCGCCTGGTCTTCCTGCTCAACGTGCTGCTGCTGGGCCTCTGGAACTTCTTGCTGCTCTGTACCGTCATTTATTTCCACCAGTACACTCACAAAGTGGTGGGTGCTGCTGTAGGCACCTTTGCCTGGTACCTTACCTATGGTAGCTGGTATCATCAGCCCTGGTCTCCAGGGAGCCCGGGCCATGGGCTTTTCCCCCGCCCCCGCTCCAGCCGAAAGcataactga
- the Emc9 gene encoding ER membrane protein complex subunit 9 isoform X4: MRPGTLTLRSMDYCWRQRRGLENVCVSPIVCPFSTATWPCPSCWRSPSTRWTCGAHRPVSWWLGITMPMQLWTTRVSEHLFPTALKHQAVVHQASSRPEPPRPATGKVHNYAHIYETWEAQLKWMGSAHSWLLTLIFPLHSPGPLALKIAGRIAEFFPDTVLIMLDNQKLVPQPRVPPVIVLENQSLRWVPKDKNLVMWRDWEESRQMVGALLEGRAHQHLVDFDCHLDDIRQDWTNQQLNTQITQWVGPTNGNA, encoded by the exons ATGCGGCCCGGTACCCTCACGCTGCGGTCAATGGACTATTGCTGGCGCCAGCGCCGCGGGCTGGAGAATGTCTGTGTCTCACCGATTGTGTGCCCCTTTTCCACAGCCACCTGGCCTTGTCCGTCATGCTGGAGGTCGCCCTCAACCAG GTGGACGTGTGGGGCACACAGGCCGGTCTCGTGGTGGCTGGGTATTACCATGCCAATGCAGCTCTGGACGACCAGAG TGTCTGAGCACCTGTTTCCCACAGCACTCAAGCATCAAGCAGTCGTGCATCAAGCATCAAGCAGGCCCGAGCCCCCCAGGCCAGCTACAGGGAAAGTCCACAACTATGCCCACATCTATGAGACCTGGGAAGCCCAGCTCAAATGGATGGGGTCTGCCCACAGTTGGCTCCTCACTCTGATCTTCCCTCTACACAGCCCTGGGCCCCTGGCCTTGAAAATTGCTGGGCGAATTGCAGAATTCTTTCCTGATACAGTACTCATTATG TTGGATAATCAGAAACTGGTTCCTCAGCCTCGAGTGCCTCCAGTCATCGTCCTGGAGAACCAAAGTCTCCGCTGGGTCCCCAAGGACAAGAACTT AGTGATGTGGAGGGACTGGGAAGAGTCACGGCAAATGGTGGGAGCACTACTGGAGGGCCGGGCCCACCAGCACCTTGTGGACTTTGACTGCCACCTTGATGACATCCGGCAGGATTGGACCAACCAGCAGCTGAACACCCAAATTACCCAGTGGGTTGGTCCCACAAATGGAAATGCCTGA
- the Dcaf11 gene encoding LOW QUALITY PROTEIN: DDB1- and CUL4-associated factor 11 (The sequence of the model RefSeq protein was modified relative to this genomic sequence to represent the inferred CDS: inserted 1 base in 1 codon) yields the protein MGSRNSSSAGSGSGDPSEGLSRRGAGLRRSEEEEEEDEDVDLAQVLAYLLRRGQVRLVQGGGAANLQLIQALSDSEEEHDSAWDGRLGDRYNPPVDATPDTRELECNEIKTQVELATGRLGLRQAAQEHSFPRMLHQRERGLCHRGSFSLGERSRVMSHFLPNDLGFTDTYSQKAFCGIYSKDGQIFMSACQDQTIRLYDCRYGRFHKFKSIKARDVGWSVLDVAFTPDGNHFLYSSWSDYIHICNIYGEGDTHTALDLRPDERRFAVFSIAVSSDGREILGGANDGCLYVFDREQNRRTLQIESHEDDVNAVAFADISSQILFSXGDDAICKVWDRRTMREDDPKPVGALAGHQDGITFIDSKGDARYLISNSKDQTIKLWDIRRFSSREGMEASRQAATQQNWDYRWQQVPKKAWRKLKLPGDSSLMTYRGHGVLHTLIRCRFSPTHSTGQQFIYSGCSTGKVVVYDLLSGHIVKKLTNHKACVRDVSWHPFEEKIVSSSWDGNLRLWQYRQAEYFQDDMPESEERSGAPTPVSRSSTAFSSPQ from the exons ATGGGATCTCGGAACAGCAGCAGCGCAGGATCCGGGTCCGGAGACCCCTCTGAGGGCTTGTCCCGAAGAGGGGCTGGCCTGCGTCggagtgaggaagaggaagaggaggatgaagATGTGGATCTGGCCCAGGTACTGGCCTATCTCCTTCGCAG AGGCCAAGTGAGGTTGGTGCAGGGAGGAGGTGCAGCAAATTTACAACTCATCCAGGCCCTCTCGGACTCAGAGGAAGAGCATGACAGTGCCTGGGATGGTCGTCTTGGAGATCGATACAATCCACCTG TGGATGCAACCCCTGACACTCGAGAACTGGAATGCAACGAGATCAAGACACAGGTGGAACTGGCCACAGGGCGGCTGGGACTTAGGCAGGCAGCCCAGGAGCACAGTTTTCCTCGAATGTTACACCAG AGAGAACGGGGCCTCTGCCACCGGGGAAGCTTCTCCCTTGGAGAACGGTCTCGAGTGATGTCTCA CTTCTTGCCCAATGATCTGGGCTTCACTGATACCTACTCACAGAAGGCTTTCTGTGGCATCTACAGCAAAGATGGTCAAATCTTCATGTCTGCTTGCCAAG ACCAGACAATCCGACTGTATGACTGCCGATATGGCCGCTTCCATAAATTCAAGAGTATCAAGGCCCGGGATGTAGGCTGGAGTGTCCTAGATGTGGCCTTCACCCCTGATGGGAACCACTTCCTCTACTCCAGCTGGTCTGATTACA TTCATATCTGCAACATTTATGGGGAAGGAGACACACACACTGCCCTGGATCTGAG GCCAGACGAGCGTCGTTTTGCTGTCTTCTCCATTGCCGTCTCCTCAGATGGAAGAGAAATACTTGGGGG GGCCAATGATGGTTGTCTGTATGTCTTTGACCGAGAACAAAACCGGCGCACCCTTCAG ATTGAGTCTCATGAAGATGATGTGAATGCAGTGGCCTTTGCTGATATAAGCTCCCAGATCCTGTTTT GGGGAGATGATGCCATCTGCAAAGTGTGGGATCGCCGCACCATGCGGGAGGATGACCCCAAGCCTGTGGGTGCACTGGCTGGACACCAGGATGGCATCACGTTCATTGACagcaag GGTGATGCCCGGTATCTCATCTCCAACTCCAAAGACCAGACCATCAAGCTCTGGGATATCCGACGCTTTTCCAGCCGGGAAGGCATGGAAGCCTCACGCCAGGCTGCCACCCAGCAAAACTGGGACTACCGTTGGCAGCAAGTCCCCAAAAAAG CCTGGCGGAAGCTGAAGCTCCCAGGGGACAGCTCCTTGATGACCTACCGAGGCCATGGGGTGCTGCACACCCTCATCCGCTGCCGCTTCTCCCCAACTCATAGCACGGGCCAGCAGTTCATCTATAGTGGCTGCTCCACTGGCAAAGTGGTTG TATACGATCTCCTCAGCGGCCACATCGTGAAGAAGCTGACCAACCATAAGGCCTGTGTGCGGGATGTCAGTTGGCACCCCTTTGAAGAGAAGATTGTCAGCAGTTCG TGGGACGGGAACCTGCGTCTGTGGCAGTATCGCCAGGCTGAGTACTTCCAGGATGACATGCCAGAGTCAGAGGAACGTTCCGGTGCCCCTACCCCGGTGTCCCGCTCCTCTACAGCCTTTTCCTCACCCCAGTAG
- the Emc9 gene encoding ER membrane protein complex subunit 9 isoform X3: MRPGTLTLRSMDYCWRQRRGLENVCVSPIVCPFSTATWPCPSCWRSPSTRWTCGAHRPVSWWLGITMPMQLWTTRAVSEHLFPTALKHQAVVHQASSRPEPPRPATGKVHNYAHIYETWEAQLKWMGSAHSWLLTLIFPLHSPGPLALKIAGRIAEFFPDTVLIMLDNQKLVPQPRVPPVIVLENQSLRWVPKDKNLVMWRDWEESRQMVGALLEGRAHQHLVDFDCHLDDIRQDWTNQQLNTQITQWVGPTNGNA, encoded by the exons ATGCGGCCCGGTACCCTCACGCTGCGGTCAATGGACTATTGCTGGCGCCAGCGCCGCGGGCTGGAGAATGTCTGTGTCTCACCGATTGTGTGCCCCTTTTCCACAGCCACCTGGCCTTGTCCGTCATGCTGGAGGTCGCCCTCAACCAG GTGGACGTGTGGGGCACACAGGCCGGTCTCGTGGTGGCTGGGTATTACCATGCCAATGCAGCTCTGGACGACCAGAG CAGTGTCTGAGCACCTGTTTCCCACAGCACTCAAGCATCAAGCAGTCGTGCATCAAGCATCAAGCAGGCCCGAGCCCCCCAGGCCAGCTACAGGGAAAGTCCACAACTATGCCCACATCTATGAGACCTGGGAAGCCCAGCTCAAATGGATGGGGTCTGCCCACAGTTGGCTCCTCACTCTGATCTTCCCTCTACACAGCCCTGGGCCCCTGGCCTTGAAAATTGCTGGGCGAATTGCAGAATTCTTTCCTGATACAGTACTCATTATG TTGGATAATCAGAAACTGGTTCCTCAGCCTCGAGTGCCTCCAGTCATCGTCCTGGAGAACCAAAGTCTCCGCTGGGTCCCCAAGGACAAGAACTT AGTGATGTGGAGGGACTGGGAAGAGTCACGGCAAATGGTGGGAGCACTACTGGAGGGCCGGGCCCACCAGCACCTTGTGGACTTTGACTGCCACCTTGATGACATCCGGCAGGATTGGACCAACCAGCAGCTGAACACCCAAATTACCCAGTGGGTTGGTCCCACAAATGGAAATGCCTGA